From a single Micromonospora sp. WMMD1102 genomic region:
- a CDS encoding acetolactate synthase: MTERIEGHGGDLALAALRAYGVREMFTLSGGHVFPLYDAAHRTDFPIYDVRHEQSAVFAAEAVAKLQRRPGLAVLTAGPGVTNGISGLTSAYFNASPVLVLGGRAPAFRWGAGSLQEIDHVPLVAPVTKHAGTVWSTDDVPGAVAGALTAALTPHRGPAFLDLPLEVIFSTGDVEPPAGPEITPLEPDPDDVAKAVGLIAGAERPVIIAGSDVYAGNAVEALRAAAEALRVPVFTNGMGRGALPPGHPLGFAKARRAALGGADLVVVVGTPLDFRLGFGDFGDATVVHVVDAPSQRAGHVEPAVSPAGDLRLILTAFADHSGERADHESWIDGLRTAEEAARAKDAAAMAAESDPIKPARVYGELRRVLAPDAVTIGDGGDFVSYAGRYLEPAQPGTWLDPGPYGCLGTGMGYAMGARVSYPDRQICVLMGDGAAGFSLMDVESLVRQKLPVVIVVGNNGIWGLEKHPMRGMYGYDVAADLQPELRYDQVVTALGGAGETVAKAADLGPALERAFDSGVPYLVNVLTDPADAYPRSSNLA, encoded by the coding sequence ATGACGGAACGGATCGAAGGACACGGCGGCGACCTGGCCCTGGCGGCCCTGCGGGCGTACGGGGTGCGGGAGATGTTCACCCTCTCCGGCGGGCACGTCTTCCCGCTGTACGACGCGGCGCACCGTACCGACTTTCCGATCTACGACGTCCGGCACGAGCAGTCGGCGGTCTTCGCCGCCGAGGCGGTCGCCAAGTTGCAGCGCCGGCCGGGGCTGGCCGTCCTCACCGCCGGGCCCGGGGTCACCAACGGGATCTCCGGGCTGACCAGTGCGTATTTCAACGCCTCTCCGGTGCTGGTGCTCGGCGGTCGCGCCCCGGCCTTCCGGTGGGGGGCGGGCAGCCTCCAGGAGATCGACCACGTGCCGCTGGTCGCACCGGTCACCAAGCACGCCGGCACGGTCTGGTCGACCGACGACGTGCCGGGTGCGGTCGCCGGGGCGCTGACCGCCGCGCTGACCCCGCACCGGGGCCCGGCCTTCCTGGACCTGCCGCTGGAGGTGATCTTCTCCACGGGTGACGTCGAGCCGCCGGCCGGGCCGGAGATCACGCCGCTCGAACCGGACCCGGACGACGTGGCGAAGGCGGTCGGGCTGATCGCCGGAGCCGAACGCCCGGTGATCATCGCCGGTTCCGACGTGTACGCCGGAAACGCCGTCGAGGCGCTGCGGGCCGCCGCCGAGGCGCTCCGGGTACCCGTCTTCACCAACGGGATGGGCCGGGGCGCCCTGCCGCCCGGCCATCCGCTCGGCTTCGCCAAGGCCCGCCGGGCGGCGCTCGGCGGCGCCGACCTGGTCGTGGTGGTCGGCACCCCGCTGGACTTCCGGCTCGGGTTCGGCGACTTCGGCGACGCCACCGTGGTGCACGTGGTGGACGCGCCGAGCCAGCGGGCCGGGCACGTCGAGCCGGCCGTCAGCCCGGCCGGCGACCTGCGGCTGATCCTTACCGCCTTCGCCGACCACTCCGGCGAACGGGCCGACCACGAGTCGTGGATCGACGGGCTGCGTACCGCCGAGGAGGCCGCCCGGGCCAAGGACGCGGCGGCGATGGCGGCGGAGAGCGACCCGATCAAGCCGGCCCGGGTCTACGGCGAGTTGCGCCGGGTCCTCGCCCCGGACGCGGTCACCATCGGCGACGGCGGCGACTTCGTCTCGTACGCCGGGCGCTACCTGGAACCCGCCCAGCCCGGCACCTGGCTCGACCCCGGCCCGTACGGCTGCCTCGGCACCGGCATGGGCTACGCGATGGGGGCCCGGGTCAGCTACCCGGACCGGCAGATCTGCGTGCTGATGGGCGACGGTGCGGCCGGCTTCTCGCTGATGGACGTCGAGTCGCTGGTCCGGCAGAAGCTGCCCGTGGTGATCGTGGTCGGCAACAACGGCATCTGGGGCCTGGAGAAGCACCCGATGCGCGGCATGTACGGCTACGACGTCGCCGCCGACCTCCAGCCCGAGCTGCGCTACGACCAGGTGGTGACCGCGCTCGGCGGTGCCGGTGAGACGGTGGCGAAGGCCGCCGACCTCGGGCCGGCCCTGGAACGGGCCTTCGACTCCGGCGTGCCGTACCTGGTCAACGTGCTGACCGACCCCGCCGACGCCTACCCGCGCTCGTCCAACCTCGCCTGA
- a CDS encoding DUF6020 family protein gives MSLGVLTFGLAQAVLLFWWAARYPGLFSPDSLDHVWQATTGNWNTHHPISYTALVWLSVELTGGIGALTLAQTTALAAGLAYAVTGLLRLGGPAWGWTTAAVVVVALPPVGTFAVCVWKDVPFVVCHVLLLGTVARLLAHRRPHAAGGRWEARNGPVEVRPDRRRRLPRDLLAALVAELTLVCLFRQNGFVVVAIVTVLLALLLRRGAVIRLLLAGVLAGTVALLTNWALLPALGVRDSESIVAYEAMIADLAVGYAKHPAEFSAADLALLTRLAPPAHWRQSADCYTVDSTVYHPDFDRAAAAAHTDELLSAWWRLVRRSPQTVLDARLCRGSIAWRPTPAGGLRANPTAWALPIYLERDPRFQRPEVLAVAYSRPLGERTAEVADLLASRVGQPEWLLWRGATWAYLAYLTVGLLAWRRRNPALLGLAALSLGNQLSVLAVNNAQAARYMAAPYVLGVLLLPLLGARDPDRPGVATGRNAGRASDDRAERGGHPPLQVTELTVVAGPAVAGPSAQPDPARRPDLAGRVDGAEPPAPPFGPADWWVDPSQRPVDRRRTAG, from the coding sequence GTGAGCCTCGGTGTGCTGACCTTCGGGCTGGCCCAGGCGGTCCTGCTGTTCTGGTGGGCCGCCCGCTATCCCGGGTTGTTCAGCCCGGACTCGCTCGACCACGTCTGGCAGGCCACCACCGGCAACTGGAACACCCACCATCCGATCAGCTACACCGCCCTGGTCTGGCTGTCGGTGGAGCTCACCGGCGGGATCGGTGCGCTGACCCTGGCCCAGACCACCGCCCTGGCGGCCGGATTGGCGTACGCGGTCACCGGCCTGCTCCGGCTCGGCGGCCCGGCCTGGGGCTGGACCACCGCGGCGGTGGTGGTCGTCGCGCTGCCCCCGGTCGGCACGTTCGCGGTCTGCGTCTGGAAGGACGTGCCGTTCGTCGTCTGCCACGTCCTGCTGCTCGGCACGGTGGCCCGGCTGCTGGCCCACCGCCGCCCGCACGCCGCCGGCGGCCGGTGGGAGGCCAGGAACGGTCCCGTCGAGGTACGGCCGGACCGGCGACGCCGGCTCCCCCGGGACCTGCTCGCCGCCCTGGTCGCCGAGCTGACCCTGGTCTGCCTGTTCCGGCAGAACGGCTTCGTGGTGGTCGCGATCGTCACCGTGCTGCTGGCCCTGCTGCTGCGGCGCGGGGCGGTGATCCGGCTGCTGCTCGCCGGGGTACTGGCCGGCACGGTCGCCCTGCTGACCAACTGGGCCCTGCTACCGGCCCTCGGGGTACGCGACAGCGAGTCCATCGTGGCCTACGAGGCGATGATCGCCGACCTGGCGGTCGGGTACGCCAAGCACCCGGCCGAGTTCTCCGCCGCCGACCTGGCCCTGCTGACGAGGCTGGCGCCACCGGCCCACTGGCGGCAGTCGGCGGACTGCTACACCGTCGACTCCACCGTCTACCACCCGGACTTCGACCGTGCGGCGGCCGCCGCGCACACCGACGAACTGCTGTCCGCCTGGTGGCGGCTGGTCCGCAGGTCTCCGCAGACCGTGCTGGACGCCCGGCTGTGCCGGGGCTCGATCGCCTGGCGGCCCACTCCGGCCGGCGGGTTGCGGGCCAACCCGACCGCCTGGGCGCTGCCGATCTACCTCGAACGTGATCCGAGATTCCAGCGGCCGGAGGTGCTCGCCGTCGCGTACAGCCGGCCACTCGGCGAACGGACCGCTGAGGTGGCGGACCTGCTCGCCAGCCGGGTCGGCCAGCCCGAGTGGTTGCTGTGGCGGGGCGCCACCTGGGCCTATCTGGCGTACCTGACGGTCGGGCTGCTGGCCTGGCGTCGGCGCAACCCGGCCCTGCTGGGGCTGGCCGCGCTCAGCCTCGGCAACCAGCTCTCGGTACTTGCCGTCAACAACGCGCAGGCCGCCCGTTACATGGCGGCCCCGTACGTCCTCGGCGTACTGCTGCTGCCGCTGCTCGGTGCCCGCGACCCGGACCGCCCCGGCGTGGCAACGGGCCGAAACGCGGGCCGGGCATCCGACGACCGGGCGGAGCGGGGCGGGCATCCGCCGTTGCAGGTCACCGAGCTGACCGTGGTGGCCGGACCCGCGGTCGCCGGGCCGTCCGCGCAACCGGACCCGGCCCGCCGGCCCGACCTGGCGGGCCGAGTAGACGGGGCCGAGCCGCCCGCGCCACCGTTCGGGCCGGCCGACTGGTGGGTCGACCCCAGCCAGCGACCTGTCGACCGTCGGCGGACCGCCGGTTAG